ATTTATTATTTAATCTTGGTATTTTATTCTTTATTTACTCTCATTCAACGGCAAATATGCGGGAAATTCCGTGTAAAGTAGTTGGAATTAGCGATGGGGACTCGCTTACTTGCCTCTACGATCGCACACAACTCAAGGTGAGATTGCTCTATATTGATGCCCCTGAAGCGACTCAACCATTTGGAAATCGAGCCAAGCAAACCCTTGCCCACCTTGCGTTTAACAAGCAAGTCACGCTGTTTTCATCGGGCTATGATCAATATGGGCGAATGCTCGCAGTAGTAAAAAATGAGCGGGGCGACGATCTCAATTTAAAATTAGTGCAAGCAGGAATGGCGTGGGCGTATCGCCAAACATTGCCGATTTATCAGCAAGCCCAAAATCAAGCCCAAACGGCAAAAATCGGTTTGTGGCAGGATAAAAACCCAATCAACCCTGCAGACTGGCGAACGAACAAGCGGTCAGATTCTGTAAAAAATTTGCAAAATTTTCCACAAAACCGACCGCTTGCAGTAGTGAACTGTAGCCTACAACTGAGCTGTGGGCAGATGGAAGAGCAGGGTTTCAGCTACGCCCAAGTGGAACGCTATTTTCATCAATGTGGCTGGAAAACGTTAGACGGCAACGGCGATGGCATTCCGTGCAACCGCCTTTATCGCCAATCGCAGCGGCGATAATTATGATCGCCGTCATATTTGCGGCACACTTTTTTGACTATGCTTAAACGCCCACG
The nucleotide sequence above comes from Pasteurellaceae bacterium Orientalotternb1. Encoded proteins:
- a CDS encoding nuclease, with protein sequence MNKTKIRYLLFNLGILFFIYSHSTANMREIPCKVVGISDGDSLTCLYDRTQLKVRLLYIDAPEATQPFGNRAKQTLAHLAFNKQVTLFSSGYDQYGRMLAVVKNERGDDLNLKLVQAGMAWAYRQTLPIYQQAQNQAQTAKIGLWQDKNPINPADWRTNKRSDSVKNLQNFPQNRPLAVVNCSLQLSCGQMEEQGFSYAQVERYFHQCGWKTLDGNGDGIPCNRLYRQSQRR